The genomic window GCGGGGCTCCTCCGGACGCCGCGCGCTCGACCACCCTGTCTGCGAGCTCGGGGAGGACGCCGCCCGCTGGACCGACGATCGTCGCGTCCACAAGCGCGGAGATCGCCGTGGGCTCCGTGTTGACCTCGACGACGAACGCGCCGTTCTGCTTGGCGACCAGCGGGAGCGAGGCCGCGGGCATGACCTGCGCGGACGTGCCGACGACGAGCATCGCGCCGCAGAACGCGGCGGCGTCCTGCGCCGCCTCGAACGGCCCGTGCGGGAGCGGCTCGCCGAACCAGACGACGTCGGGCCTCAGGATGGCGCCGCAGTGCCCGCAGACCGGCGGCAGACTCGCAAGCGGGCACTCGCTGAGGTCCACGATGATGCGTTCCCTCGTGCAGCGCGCCCGCCAGATGCTCCCGTGCAGCTCGATGGGATCGACGCTGCCGGCGCGCTGATGCAGCCCGTCGATGTTCTGCGTGACGAGGCGGAAGCGCCCAAGCGCCCGTTCGAGCGTCGCGATCGCCGCGTGTCCGGGGTTCGGCCTGGCCTCGGCGATCTGCCGGCGCCGCGCCTCGTACCACTGCCACACCTGCTCGGGGTCCCGCTCGAAGGCCTCCACCGACGAGAGGTCCTCCGCCCGGAACCCGGCCCACAGCGCGATGTTGCCGCGGTACGTGGGAATCCCGCTCTCCGCGGAGATGCCCGAGCCCGTGAACACCGCGAGGCTCGACGCGTCGGCGAGCCGGTCGACGAGCTCCTGCGTGATCTCCGCGGTGCCTTCCGTCATGCCCTCTCTCCCAGTGACCTCTCCTCCCCGAACACGGTGCCCACCGTGATGGAGTCGCACCCCGTGCACGCGTAGCACCTGATGCAGTCCACGCTTCCGACGTCCCGCTGCGGCGTGAGGTCCATGGGGCAGACGCGCGCGCAGGCCCCGCAGTCGGTGCAGGTCCCGCGGTCCACGTTCAGGCGCACGAGGCTCACCTTGTTCGTGAGCCCGAACAGCGCGCCGAGCGGGCACACGAAGCGGCAGAACGGCCGCTTCATCATGGCCATGAGCGCGACGAGGCCGGCGAGAAGCGCGACCTTGAACGGGAACATCCACTGCAGGAAGTCCATGCCCTCGGCGTAGGCCGAGCCGCGGGCCGCCCACGCGAGCCACGGGAGCCCTGCGCCCAGCGTCCCCGCAGGGCACAGCTTGCAGAACCACGGCTCCTGCAGCCACCACGCCACGCCCAGCACGACGGCGCCGAGCCACACGAACTTGAGGTGCCGCACCCAGTCCGGCGCCGAGAACTTCGGAAGCCTGATCTTGTGGACGAGCTCCTGGAACCAGCCGAAGGGGCAGAACCACCCGCAGGCGAAGCGGCCGAGGAACACGCCGACGATCCCGACAATCCCCAGCACGTAGAACGGGAACTGCCGCACGATGACGAAGTGCTGGAGCGACCCGATCGGACAGGAGCCCCACGCGAGCGGGCAGGCGTAGCAGTGGAGCGCGGGGACGCACGCGCCCTTGAGCGGCCCCTGGTAGAACGATGCCGCGGGGATGGCGGCGTAGTACGAGTTCGTGATGAGGAGGAACGCCGACTGAATGGCCCGACGGACACCGTGGTGGCGAGCACCCTTGAACACCGTGCCTCCCGTCACCCGCCGGCCGGCGTCACCCGACGCCGATGCAGGAGATGCAGATGATGGAGCCGTTGCTCTCCGTCTCGCTGAACTGCATCTCGCGGAGCCCGATGACGGTGAGCAGCGCGAAGAGCGCAAGGAAGATCGAGAACGTCACCTTCTTCACAGCGGCACCGTCCGATCGCCCGCCCCGTGGCGGGATCCTCGGGAGAAGCGGCTTCGGGCAGTGGAGCGAGTCTATGCCCGCGCTCCCGGCGCGGTCAAGCGACAAGGCCCACGCGCCGGGCGCTGGGGCGGCGGCGCGCGGCGCGCGCGCCCGCCGGGTCGCGGCCTACAGGCTCGCCTTCATCCTCGCCTTGAGCACCGCGTGGGCCGCGGCCAGCCTTGCGACCGGCACGCGGTACGGCGAGCAGCTCACGTAGTCCAGCCCCGAGTGGTGGCAGAACTGGATCGAGGCCGGGTCGCCTCCGTGCTCGCCGCAGATCCCCACGTGGAGGTCGGCGTTCACGAGCCGCCCCTTGTCCACCGCCGTCTTGATGAGCGATCCCACGCCGCGGCGGTCGAGCGACTGGAACGGGTCCTTCCTCAGGATGCCCTTCTTCAGATAGTCCTTCATGAACATCCGGGTGTCGTCGCGGCTGTACCCGTAGGTCATCTGCGTGAGGTCGTTCGTGCCGAACGAGAAGAACTCGGCGTGCTCGGCGATCTCGTCCGCGACGAGCGCGGCGCGCGGGACCTCGATCATCGTGCCGACGACGACGGGCAGCTCGACGCCCTCGCGGTCGGTGATCTCGTTCCCCACCCTCTCGGCGAGCTCGCGCAGGATGGAGAGCTCCTTGGGCTCGCCGACGAGCGGGATCATGACCTCCGGCCTCACGTCCACGCCGCGATTGGCGAGCGCGCACGCGGCCTCGTAGATCGCCCGGACCTGCATCTCGTAGATCTCGGGGTAGGTCACGCCCAGGCGGCACCCGCGGTGCCCGAGCATCGGGTTGGCCTCGCGCAGGCTCGCCGCCTTCGCCTTGAGCGCCGCCGGGTCGCGCCCCAGCTCGCGCGCGAGGTCCTCGATCTCCCGGTCGGTGTGCGGCACGAACTCGTGGAGGGGCGGGTCGAGGAGCCTGATGGTGACGGTGAGACCCTGCATCGCCTCGAGGATGCCCTCGAAGTCCTTGCGCTGGAACGGCAGGAGCTTCGCGAGCGACTCGCGGCGCTCGGTCTCGTTCGCCGCCATGATCATCGCGCGGATGTGCTTGACGCGCTCCTTGCCGAAGAACATGTGCTCGGTGCGGCACAGGCCGATGCCCTCGGCCCCGAGCTGCCTCGCGAGCGCGGCGTCGGCGGGCGTATCGGCGTTCGTGCGGACGGCGAGCTGACGGAACTCGTCGGCCCACCCCATGAGCGTCGCGAAGTGACCCGACATCTCGGGTTCGACGGTCGGCACCTTC from Candidatus Effluviviaceae Genus I sp. includes these protein-coding regions:
- a CDS encoding NAD-dependent deacylase → MTEGTAEITQELVDRLADASSLAVFTGSGISAESGIPTYRGNIALWAGFRAEDLSSVEAFERDPEQVWQWYEARRRQIAEARPNPGHAAIATLERALGRFRLVTQNIDGLHQRAGSVDPIELHGSIWRARCTRERIIVDLSECPLASLPPVCGHCGAILRPDVVWFGEPLPHGPFEAAQDAAAFCGAMLVVGTSAQVMPAASLPLVAKQNGAFVVEVNTEPTAISALVDATIVGPAGGVLPELADRVVERAASGGAPR
- a CDS encoding 4Fe-4S binding protein; translated protein: MFKGARHHGVRRAIQSAFLLITNSYYAAIPAASFYQGPLKGACVPALHCYACPLAWGSCPIGSLQHFVIVRQFPFYVLGIVGIVGVFLGRFACGWFCPFGWFQELVHKIRLPKFSAPDWVRHLKFVWLGAVVLGVAWWLQEPWFCKLCPAGTLGAGLPWLAWAARGSAYAEGMDFLQWMFPFKVALLAGLVALMAMMKRPFCRFVCPLGALFGLTNKVSLVRLNVDRGTCTDCGACARVCPMDLTPQRDVGSVDCIRCYACTGCDSITVGTVFGEERSLGERA